DNA from Coriobacteriaceae bacterium:
TGCAAGGATAACGATCACGACCACATCCGCTACGAGGCCGGCGACCTGATCTACCACCTGCTCGTGACGCTCGAGCGCTACGGCATCACCCTCGATGAGCTGGCCGGCGAACTCAACGCCCGCCGTCAATAGTTGTTTAAGAACGTCCCCAACGACTGGTCTTAGGCGAGGGGCGTGGGTTCCCATTCGTCGGTGGCGTGGGGGATATCGAAGGTTCGGTAGCCGCAGTCGTAGGCGTGTGCCTGGGCCTCACGGATGTTCCAGCAGATGTCGCAGGCGCGGTGTGCGTCCGAGCCAAAAGTGATCGGCACCTCGGCGTGGGCAAAGCAACGCAGCAATCCGGTCGCGGGATAGTAGTCGTCGAGGCCCTTGCGCGGTGCGGCGGTCGAGACCTCAACGCGGCGGCCCGTATCGTGCGCGCACTCGGCCATCTGCTGCCAAAACGGTGCGGGGTCAAAGTCGGGCGCAAAGCCTTCCTTCGAAAAGCGCATGACCAGGTCGGGGTGAGCCATTACATCAAAGTTGAGCGGGCTCTCGCAGGCGCGGCACCAGTCGTCGACGTAGCGCTCCCACACGCCGCGTACCCCCAGGGTTTCCCAAACGTGCAGGTTGGTGTCGTCGTCGATCCAACCGCAAAGGGAATCGGGTGTATCGGGACGAGCGACGTTTTCCGTTCCCGCCGTACCCGCGGCACCGGCCATGATATCGCCTGGGTTGCCAATCCAATGCACACTGCCCAGGCGCACGACGGCGCCCTGGGACCAGCGCTCAACCAAAGGCTCGCAGCCCTCGTACCAATCGCATTCAAAGCCATAGATAAAGCTGAGCTCCGGCGCAATCTGCGCGGCAAGCTTGCGGGCATCCTCAAAAGCCAGACGATGTGTCGGCAGGTCGCCCTCAGTAACCTGCACTTCGCAGTTGGCGTCCATGCTGGCGGGCAGGGTGAGATGGTCAGTTGAGACCATGGCGCGGCACCCGGCCGCGGCAGCGGCACGGACGTTGTCCTCAAACGAGGCATGCCCGTCCGAAAACGAGGTGTGGGTGTGGCAATCGGCTAGCGGGCAAGCAGACATGGCGGCTCCTTTGCGTCAAGCGAATCCGCTCCATTGTAATGGCGCAGCTCTCAACACGCCGGGCACGCGGGGGGTCGAAATCGATTGGAAAGGCTGCGCGGCGCGCGGTGC
Protein-coding regions in this window:
- a CDS encoding PHP domain-containing protein is translated as MSACPLADCHTHTSFSDGHASFEDNVRAAAAAGCRAMVSTDHLTLPASMDANCEVQVTEGDLPTHRLAFEDARKLAAQIAPELSFIYGFECDWYEGCEPLVERWSQGAVVRLGSVHWIGNPGDIMAGAAGTAGTENVARPDTPDSLCGWIDDDTNLHVWETLGVRGVWERYVDDWCRACESPLNFDVMAHPDLVMRFSKEGFAPDFDPAPFWQQMAECAHDTGRRVEVSTAAPRKGLDDYYPATGLLRCFAHAEVPITFGSDAHRACDICWNIREAQAHAYDCGYRTFDIPHATDEWEPTPLA